The genomic region taataataataataataataataataataataataataataataataataataataataataataataataataataataataatatataataatacatacataaATTCATAATTTATAATCCTTTCAAAAAATTTCTATATTAAGATCGGGTAAAGAGTTAAcacaaaaataataaatatatatatatatatatatatatatatatatatatatatatatatatatatatatatatatatatatatatatatatatatatatatatatatatatatatactaggttttagagcccgtacgttgcacgggtgtgtaaaaagtcATGCAAAAACTGTATCAGATTATCATTATTCAAGTATGTAAATAGCGAAAGTAAATAAAACGTTAGAGACCGGTCATTGCACATGTGGATAAAATAAGcgtgcaaaattaattgattttttcaaacaattattcttttgagtttaagagcccgttgtGTTGACAAAATTTAAAAGTTATTTTGAGATCAAGAGCCTCTGGTGTTAACAAATTTTAAAGTGATTTTTGTATGGTATTAATGATTAACGTCTACAAATTTTCTTTATTTCTCACCATTAACATATTTTcagttatatataaattataattatatattacgtaataTTTATAGAAAATATGAGTCAATTAAAAATTTGTAATGGAACGTGTCACATGAAAACACGTTAAGAAACTCCGACTTATATTTATTATATGTTATCAATATATAATAAGTCTTGTATAAAACATATATATGTTTCATgacattatattaaattaaatattaatatttaatatacaatataaacaattacaatattTAGAATGTTGATGTTAATTATTTTATTGAATAGATAATATCTTGCACACGTATCTCAACACCATATATTTTAATATACTCCTTAATATTTacagagtaatatatatatatatatatatatatctatttgtgtgtgtgtgtaattaAAAAAAGATTTGATTATGAAAAttcaatttaattataaattaatctAATGATGATATGTGACAAAAATctttctctcacacacacacacacacacacacacacacacacacacacatatatatatatatatatatatatatatatatatatatatatatatatatatatatgtgtgtgtgtgtgtgtgtgtgtgtgtgtgtgtgtgtgtgtgtgtgtgtgtttttgaaataATCTAGGGAGAATTTTTGATTAGACTCATAGAACTAAGTATTTTTTTCATTTAAATAAAAACCGAGACTCAAAATTAATGATAAAATGTCAAAAATATTTCTGTGTATAAGTAGGTTTTCTTCCTATATAAGTTCTCTATGATAatgctataattatatattaagttttcttcctatatatatatatatatatatatatatatatatatatatatatatatatatatatatatatatatatatataatattaaaatgctataatgataatgtcattattaggctaattcctttgttaagaaaaaatcaaaaagaaaaagaaaaaaaatctaaacattgtgggtgatgtcattaatttaaataattttgaattaaaattaaatcttattaattaattattattattaaatcttattaataattattttaagtattaaaattaaataattttgaattattttaattaattattttgaattgagtacgagaatgtATAAAAGCTATACAGAAGGAAACCaaatctaaatttatattttaatttacactttttaaaaataaaatgacaaccaatataatctcttatgattggatgtggatcgtTTAATAtgaattttaggtgtttgatgaaatgttcagctgacgagtttcttagtcggactctatggttccacgggtcattaaactaaataactttagcatttacgttcacttaatacctaaaacatatcattaaactgtttcgtttaaacaaacccgtagttccacgggtcatttcactagtgtatatatatatatatatatatatagagagagagagagagagagattttgtGAATCCAATTTCAAAATTGAAATTTAATTGTCCAATCACAAATcaagatttaatatataaatatagttacttAGATGTAATAAATTTATTCAACGTGATTAttatattttgaatatatatactaATCATACTTTATGAAGAAAAATCGTGTATTTTATCAACGTGATGTttgaatagtattatttttagctctgcttatatttttttttttttatatacttaaCCAACAAATATAGTTACTTATATGTAAACAAATTTTAATCAACTTGATTTTTGTATTTTGAATATATGTTTATTCATCATACTTCACGAAGAAAAATTCGTGCATTTTATAAACGTTATGATTGTATTATTATATTGAATAGTTTAGGTTTTTAGCCTATGCGATACACGGTGTCtgaaaaattatttatattattacaagtaattagCTTAAAACTAAGCTTTTTTGTTAAATTTAAAGAGTTTAAGTACAAAtgcaataaatttggagaatattaaatatatcaaaacaaaatATCATCAAGTTTCAATATAAGTAACTACTAAATATGAAATCTATAAATGTTGCAAGACTCATTTGTAGATGATGTTTGTAATGATGTTTTTAAAGTGATGGTCTTGTCAAAGAGTAGTAGATGACACACATTTAAAATTTGTAGACGACGTTTGTAGTGGTTCTTTttgataaaatactattaatttgatATTTCGTTTTTCTTGTAAATGACTTTTTTCTCTAATCCTTAAAGATTTTTAGTTAAGCTCGACCAATTTTGAACTGTAAAACATAATCTATATATCTACCTATACATTATGTATAAAACATATACTAACATTTTATGAGGTAGGATAGTGAATGAATTATTACGAAACCCACACATAAACTATCACTCGTGATTCCGTAGGATACTATATGATTTTAAGAAATCTTTTTTTCGAAGGAAATAAACATATAATTATGTTATAATAATAAAGGTATACCACCAGTTGTTGTTAATATTTGTACATAAATGATTTCATAACACACATGATATTTTTATTCTGATAACTCGTTCACTACCAGTCGCATAAAagcttatattaaaatatactggtATAATGAATTAAAATTATACACTTATTTCAATCTAGTGATCCCACTAATCCATCTGGCTTCACTCCTCAACCAAGTGTTAGCCTACCTTCGGTTCACTCTTCTGCTGCTGAAAAATTTGCTAAGTTTGGTGATGTTTTGGGCTATGACGTGAAGAATTGTTCGCATAATCTCAGAAAAGTTGTTCTTAGCATGGGGGGATTCAACATGATTTAATGAATTTTATGTCCATAAATATTGGCGGAGGGATGAATTTCAGGTTTAAACAaaattggatttgtaaattatgtTCGGATCATGCTATTTCTGTCTTGGGGGTTCAGGAAACGAAACTATCAATACCTAATCACGCTTCTTTCAAAGCTTTTTGGGGTAATTTCCAGTTCCAATTTGCTTCATCGGGATCCTCCGGACGCCCGGGTGGCATTCTTACGATGTGGGATCCTAATGTTTTTATGAAAAGTCGAGTGATTTCTTTTGATAGTATCTTTATTGTGGAAGGAGTCTTTTCGGGTATTCCAACTCCATGCTTCATTATTAATGTTTATGCCCCTCAATCTCGATCCAGGAAGAAAAGATTATGGGAGTATATTACTAACTTCATGAACTCTAATGCGGGCAACTTCATTATCTTTGGCGACTTTAATGTCATTCACTTCTCACACGAAAGATTTGGATGTCATTTTAATCATTTGGAATCTGCTGACTTCGACAGCTTCATTAGCTCAAATAGCCTTATTGATTTTTCTCTTGGGGGTCGTGAGTTCACAAGATTCAATAAATCTTTCACTCATCGTGCTAAACTGGATCGATTCTTGGCTACCGATGGATTTGTGGATGCCTTCCCTTCATTATCTGGCACGATTCTCTCTAATATATGGTCCGATCACTGCCCCATAATTTTGAAAAATGTAACGCATGACTACGGTCCAATTCCATTCAAACTCTTTCATTCATGGTTCAAGATTGAAGGGTTTGAAGATACTGTTATCAATGCTTGGAACTCTTATCAGTTGCCATATCCATGTAATCCTCAAACTAGATTCAAAAATAAGCTAAAACATGATCAAGTCAGCTTGTTAAGGAATCCCTGAAATAATGGCAAAAAAATTACTTGATCAAGTCAGCTTCGCTCAAGGTTGATCTCAGTAAACGGCTAGCTGCGCTTGATACTGATTTTGATGCTAATCTGCCTTTTGGCAACTTAGCTATTGAAAGGACCTCCATCCTCAAAGACCTCGCATGCGTTGAGTTGGTTGAGCAAGCCAATCTGGCTCAAAAACACAGGAAAATGTTTTATTGTTTAGGTGATGAAAACAGCTCCTTTTTTTACTCGGCTATTAATAAGAAGCGCAAAATTCCTGGAATTATGTTCAATGGGGACTGGATCACGTAACCTACTCGGGTTAAGGAGATCTTCCTGGATTTTTTCGTTAATAAATTCAAGTCAGCTGAAAGCATGTCCGTTTCTACTCCTAGCAGCCATTTACTTCGTCTCTCTTCTGTGCAAGCTGCTTCCATGATCGTTGATTTTTCAGCTGATGAAATTAAAAATGCTATATGGTCTTGTGGGACGAAAAATCTCCAGGACCTGACGGGTTTTCTTTTAAGTTCGTCAAGCACTTCTGGGAAATTTTGAAGGACGATGTGCTTGATATGGTTCGTGATTTCTAGAATTCATGTACCATTCCGAGGGGTTGTAACTCATCATTTTTTTCATTGATCCTAAGAAGGAGAGCCCTACTTTTATTCAGGATTATCGTCCAATTAGCCTTATTGGTCTTCAATATAAAATTCTCTCAAAGCTATTGGCCAACAGGCTCGCCTAGGTTATTGATTTCGTTACTTGCCCAGAACAAACTGTATTTGTCAAAGGAAGACAAATTTTGGACGGCCCGCTTATCATCAATAAAGTTGTGGATTAGtgtaaaagaaaaaagaaaaacgcCATGCTCTTTAAAGTCGATTTTGATAAAGCTTTCGATTCGATTCATTGGGACTATATCTTTTCTATGATGGCTTTTATGGGTTTTGAATCTAAATGGATAAAGTGGATCAAGGCATGCCTCTTGTCTTCGAATGCTTCTCTTCTTCTCAATGGAAGTCCTTCATCTGAATTTCAGATTGGCCGAGGTTTATGTCAAGGAGATCCACTATCTCCTTTCCTTTTCATTATTGGAATGGAAGGTCTGCAAGTTGCGATTAATGATGCATCAAAGGCTTCTCTTTATTCGGGTTTGCTCATTGGTGGCCGTAATAGCAGCCTTCGGATCTCTCATTGCTTATATGCTGATGACGCTTTATTTGTGGGCGAATGGAATGATTCTAACGCTTGTAATCTTTTATCTATTCTTGGTTGCTTCTTTGTAGTTTCGGGATTGAAGATCAACTTGAACAAATCTTCTCTTTACGGAGTGGGGGTCAATAATCAAGAAATCGCTCGTCTATCTTCTATCATAGGATGCTCAGCTGGCTCGATGCCTTTTAAATTTCTAGGCTTGCCGGTTGGCCAGAATATGCATCGTGAGGTTGATTGGGATTGCATTATTGAAAAAGTTAAGAAACGCCTTTCTTCTTGAAAGGCTAATCTTCTCTTAATTGGCAGTCGTCTTACTTTAGTCAAGTCGGTTCTTGGTTCCATCGCCACGTATTACTTGTCCCTTTTTAAAGCTCCTTGTAAAGTGATTAAGAAAATAGAATCTCTTCGTTCTTCTTTCTTTTGGGGAGCAAAGATTAATGATCGAAAGATTCATTGGGTCAATTGGCGCCTCATACAAAACTCTTA from Rutidosis leptorrhynchoides isolate AG116_Rl617_1_P2 chromosome 9, CSIRO_AGI_Rlap_v1, whole genome shotgun sequence harbors:
- the LOC139868085 gene encoding uncharacterized protein is translated as MSINIGGGMNFRFKQNWICKLCSDHAISVLGVQETKLSIPNHASFKAFWGNFQFQFASSGSSGRPGGILTMWDPNVFMKSRVISFDSIFIVEGVFSGIPTPCFIINVYAPQSRSRKKRLWEYITNFMNSNAGNFIIFGDFNVIHFSHERFGCHFNHLESADFDSFISSNSLIDFSLGGREFTRFNKSFTHRAKLDRFLATDGFVDAFPSLSGTILSNIWSDHCPIILKNVTHDYGPIPFKLFHSWFKIEGFEDTVINAWNSYQLPYPSSLKVDLSKRLAALDTDFDANLPFGNLAIERTSILKDLACVELVEQANLAQKHRKMFYCLGDENSSFFYSAINKKRKIPGIMFNGDWIT